One Echinicola strongylocentroti DNA window includes the following coding sequences:
- a CDS encoding alkaline phosphatase PhoX — protein sequence MRQFSKTSRRSFLKKSGIATVGFMGLYQFVQSGSFAGGVMDNIGYGALQPDPEGILNLPKGFSYKIISKAGQPMSDGLLVPGSPDGMGTFSGENGRVLIVRNHEISPDDLEKGAFGKENELYSKVSTDLLYETGKGQLPGLGGTTTMVYDPKTGEVEDEFLSLAGTVRNCAGGVTPWNSWLTCEESTVTSGSYDGKLDLNHGYVFEVPALADRQLHKAIPIKEMGRFNHEAVAVDPKTSIVYLTEDRGDGLFYRFIPNEPGKLYRGGKLQALVVSGEKSRDTRNWSDLEVPKFPKNQSMAVSWIDLDDIDAPEDDLRHRGAEQGAACFARGEGIWFGDGELYFACTNGGEISAGQVFRYTPGANEGQANEAEAPGTLELFAEPNDKEILKSCDNVAIAPWGDLLLCEDDKHPFVVGITPAGEYYKLAENVGFRTEFAGGVFSPDGSTYFVNIQGAGLTLAITGPWNNNA from the coding sequence ATGAGACAATTTTCTAAAACATCCAGAAGAAGCTTTTTAAAAAAATCAGGCATTGCCACAGTAGGTTTTATGGGCCTGTACCAGTTTGTTCAGTCCGGGTCATTTGCCGGGGGAGTAATGGACAATATCGGTTATGGAGCGCTTCAGCCAGACCCAGAGGGCATCCTCAACCTGCCAAAAGGATTTTCCTACAAGATCATATCCAAAGCAGGCCAGCCAATGAGCGATGGCCTTCTCGTTCCGGGCAGCCCCGACGGCATGGGGACCTTTTCCGGTGAAAATGGCAGGGTGCTCATCGTCAGAAACCACGAAATCAGCCCCGATGATTTGGAAAAAGGAGCTTTTGGCAAAGAAAATGAGCTGTACTCCAAGGTCTCCACAGACCTTCTCTATGAAACAGGCAAGGGACAGCTACCCGGACTCGGAGGGACCACAACGATGGTATATGACCCCAAAACCGGAGAAGTAGAAGATGAGTTTCTAAGCTTGGCGGGCACTGTCAGAAACTGTGCTGGAGGTGTCACCCCTTGGAACAGCTGGCTGACCTGTGAAGAATCCACCGTGACTTCGGGATCATACGATGGAAAACTGGACCTTAATCACGGTTACGTATTCGAAGTGCCTGCGCTGGCAGATCGGCAACTACACAAGGCCATTCCGATCAAGGAAATGGGGCGCTTTAACCATGAAGCAGTGGCAGTGGATCCTAAAACCAGTATCGTATACCTCACAGAAGACCGTGGTGATGGGCTTTTTTATCGCTTTATCCCCAACGAGCCGGGAAAACTCTATCGTGGCGGAAAGCTGCAAGCCTTGGTTGTTTCCGGTGAGAAAAGCCGAGACACCAGAAACTGGAGTGATCTTGAGGTCCCTAAATTTCCCAAAAACCAGTCCATGGCTGTAAGCTGGATTGACTTGGACGATATCGATGCTCCTGAAGATGACCTAAGACACAGAGGAGCAGAACAAGGGGCTGCATGTTTTGCACGAGGAGAAGGTATATGGTTTGGTGATGGCGAACTCTACTTTGCCTGTACCAATGGAGGGGAAATTTCCGCGGGCCAGGTATTTCGGTATACTCCCGGAGCTAATGAAGGCCAAGCCAATGAAGCTGAGGCACCGGGGACTCTTGAGCTTTTTGCAGAACCAAACGACAAGGAAATCCTCAAAAGCTGTGATAATGTAGCCATAGCGCCTTGGGGAGACCTGTTGCTTTGTGAAGATGATAAACACCCTTTTGTAGTGGGCATTACACCAGCTGGTGAATATTATAAACTGGCCGAAAACGTAGGCTTCCGAACGGAATTTGCCGGTGGTGTCTTCTCTCCTGATGGAAGTACGTATTTCGTAAATATCCAAGGTGCAGGGCTGACGCTAGCGATCACTGGCCCTTGGAACAACAACGCTTGA
- a CDS encoding AMP-binding protein — MKEFPWFKFYPKSIPQTVDVEAYPSVVGLFEECVQKYGDTVAYECMGKTLSFHEVDQLSKDFASYLQNELKLQKGDRIAIQMPNLLQYPVAMFGALRAGLIVVNTNPLYTPHEMKHQFQDAEISAVVIVANFASNLEEILLQLDVKHVIITEIGDLLGGLKGGIVNFVVKYIKKMIPSYNLPHAIKFKETLNIGSHYSLQAVDLSLDDTAYLQYTGGTTGVSKGAELTHGNIIANMQQISAWMRPKLKEGEELVVTALPMYHIFALTVNCLAMLKIGAHNLLITNPRDMKAFCKDLRKHKFSVITGVNTLFNGLLNQASFRSLDFSYLKISVGGGMAVQKYVAEKWTSVTGTPLAEGYGLTETSPVACCNPIDGTERIGTIGLPLPNTEVKVIDDEGNELPNGEKGELCIKGPQVMKGYWNRPKETEGVLLNDWLKTGDIAIITDDGFIKIVDRKKEMILVSGFNVYPNEVEDAIATHDKVIEVGVIGMPDKQSTEKVIAYVVPNDNSITPAEIIKHCRESLTNYKVPREVYFVDELPKSNVGKILRRIIKEDHIKKSA; from the coding sequence ATGAAAGAATTTCCCTGGTTTAAGTTCTACCCCAAATCAATCCCTCAAACGGTAGATGTAGAGGCCTATCCAAGTGTGGTAGGGCTTTTTGAAGAGTGTGTTCAGAAATATGGAGATACAGTCGCCTACGAGTGCATGGGCAAGACACTGAGCTTTCATGAAGTCGACCAGTTGTCAAAGGATTTTGCTTCCTATCTTCAGAATGAACTCAAGTTACAAAAGGGAGATCGAATTGCCATTCAGATGCCCAATTTGCTTCAGTATCCTGTAGCCATGTTTGGGGCGCTGAGGGCCGGGCTCATTGTCGTCAACACCAATCCTCTGTATACCCCGCATGAAATGAAGCACCAGTTTCAGGATGCGGAGATTTCTGCTGTGGTGATTGTGGCCAATTTTGCCAGTAATCTGGAAGAAATCCTTCTGCAGTTGGATGTGAAGCACGTCATCATCACAGAGATAGGCGACCTTCTGGGAGGTCTAAAAGGAGGGATTGTCAATTTTGTGGTCAAGTACATCAAAAAGATGATACCTTCCTACAATTTGCCCCATGCCATAAAGTTCAAGGAAACCCTCAATATTGGCAGTCACTATAGCCTTCAGGCTGTTGACCTTAGCTTGGATGATACAGCCTACCTCCAGTACACGGGCGGCACCACTGGCGTATCCAAGGGAGCCGAACTGACCCATGGGAATATCATTGCCAATATGCAGCAGATCTCGGCTTGGATGAGACCAAAACTAAAAGAAGGGGAAGAACTGGTCGTGACGGCACTGCCCATGTACCATATTTTTGCCCTTACGGTAAACTGTCTGGCCATGCTCAAGATCGGGGCGCACAATCTGCTCATTACCAATCCCAGGGATATGAAAGCGTTTTGTAAAGACCTTCGCAAGCACAAATTCAGTGTAATCACTGGAGTAAATACCCTCTTCAATGGCCTGCTGAACCAAGCGTCCTTCAGAAGCTTGGATTTTAGCTACTTGAAAATTTCTGTAGGTGGAGGTATGGCAGTACAAAAGTATGTGGCCGAAAAGTGGACTTCGGTGACCGGAACCCCATTGGCCGAAGGCTATGGGCTGACTGAGACATCCCCAGTGGCCTGTTGCAACCCGATTGATGGGACAGAGCGCATCGGTACCATTGGGCTTCCTCTTCCCAATACCGAAGTGAAAGTAATAGATGACGAGGGTAATGAACTCCCCAATGGCGAAAAAGGTGAACTCTGTATCAAGGGACCGCAAGTAATGAAAGGCTATTGGAACAGGCCAAAAGAAACCGAAGGTGTCTTGCTCAATGACTGGCTAAAGACCGGCGACATCGCCATAATTACCGATGATGGGTTTATTAAAATAGTGGACCGCAAAAAAGAAATGATCTTGGTGTCGGGCTTTAATGTCTACCCGAACGAAGTAGAAGATGCCATTGCCACACATGATAAGGTCATCGAAGTGGGGGTGATCGGAATGCCGGATAAACAATCCACCGAAAAGGTAATTGCCTATGTCGTGCCCAATGATAACTCCATTACTCCGGCCGAAATCATCAAGCATTGCAGGGAAAGTCTCACCAACTATAAAGTGCCGAGAGAAGTTTACTTTGTGGATGAATTGCCCAAGTCGAATGTCGGCAAGATCTTGCGAAGGATCATAAAAGAAGATCATATCAAAAAATCTGCATAA
- a CDS encoding CsbD family protein, protein MSEAQEKIKGNWNELKGKLKQEYGELTDDDLYYEVGKEDELLGRIQKRIGRPREELEGLIMRTTIR, encoded by the coding sequence ATGAGTGAAGCACAAGAAAAAATCAAAGGAAACTGGAACGAGTTGAAAGGAAAACTCAAACAGGAATATGGAGAGCTCACTGACGATGACCTGTATTATGAAGTCGGCAAGGAGGATGAGCTCTTAGGTAGGATCCAGAAGCGTATAGGTCGGCCAAGAGAAGAACTGGAAGGCTTGATCATGCGAACAACGATAAGGTAA
- the bioB gene encoding biotin synthase BioB gives MTEIRNNWTREEIKEIFDMPIMELMYKAATVHREFHDPKEVQVCTLLSVKTGGCPEDCAYCPQAARYHTDVKVHKLLEVEEVIQRAADAKSAGSTRFCMGAAWREVRDNRDFDKVLDMVKGVNNMGMEVCCTLGMLSEEQAQKLKDAGLYAYNHNLDTSEEHYNEIITTRNYDDRLGTLDNVRKADISVCSGGIIGLGEDLDDRVGMLHTLATLPSHPESVPVNALVPVEGTPLEKQERVSVWEMVRMIATARIIMPKSMVRLSAGRVRMNTEEQALCFMAGANSIFAGEKLLTTPNPEEDMDKKLFQTLNLKPRKAFKDQEVSV, from the coding sequence ATGACTGAAATTAGAAACAACTGGACAAGAGAAGAGATCAAAGAGATCTTTGATATGCCTATTATGGAATTGATGTATAAAGCCGCAACGGTGCATCGAGAATTTCATGACCCAAAGGAAGTACAAGTATGTACGCTACTTTCTGTCAAGACCGGGGGATGCCCTGAAGACTGTGCCTACTGCCCTCAAGCGGCTCGGTACCATACTGATGTCAAGGTGCACAAACTACTCGAAGTAGAAGAAGTCATCCAGCGTGCGGCAGATGCCAAATCCGCCGGAAGCACCCGTTTTTGTATGGGCGCGGCATGGCGAGAAGTGCGTGACAACAGGGACTTTGACAAAGTACTGGACATGGTCAAAGGCGTCAACAACATGGGCATGGAAGTATGCTGTACACTCGGTATGCTGTCCGAAGAGCAAGCGCAAAAGCTCAAGGATGCGGGTCTGTACGCCTATAATCACAACTTGGACACCAGTGAAGAACATTATAACGAAATCATCACTACCAGGAATTATGATGATAGGCTGGGCACATTGGACAATGTGCGTAAAGCAGATATTTCTGTATGCTCAGGAGGTATTATAGGCCTTGGTGAAGACTTGGATGACCGGGTAGGAATGCTGCACACCCTCGCTACACTGCCATCGCATCCAGAATCAGTTCCTGTCAATGCCCTAGTACCTGTAGAAGGAACGCCACTGGAAAAGCAGGAACGGGTATCAGTTTGGGAGATGGTCAGAATGATCGCTACCGCTCGAATCATCATGCCAAAATCCATGGTGAGGCTTTCTGCTGGTCGTGTACGCATGAACACAGAAGAACAGGCTCTTTGCTTCATGGCTGGTGCCAATTCGATCTTTGCAGGCGAAAAGCTGCTAACCACCCCTAACCCTGAAGAGGATATGGATAAAAAACTCTTCCAAACACTCAACCTTAAGCCGAGAAAGGCTTTTAAAGACCAAGAAGTAAGTGTTTGA
- a CDS encoding acyl-CoA thioesterase → MNKIEEKIKKAETRIFKAVFPNTVNHYDTLFGGTAMHMMDEVAFIAATRFSRQRMVTVSSDKIDFTVPIPAGTIVELVGHIIHIGNTSLKVQVDIFIEQMYEEGREKAISGTFTLVAIDEDKKPTKILKE, encoded by the coding sequence ATGAACAAAATAGAAGAGAAGATCAAAAAAGCAGAAACCCGGATTTTCAAAGCTGTTTTTCCCAATACCGTAAACCACTATGACACGCTTTTTGGAGGCACGGCCATGCACATGATGGATGAAGTGGCCTTTATTGCTGCTACACGTTTTAGCAGACAGCGTATGGTTACGGTCTCCAGTGACAAAATTGATTTTACGGTCCCTATTCCTGCGGGTACAATCGTCGAACTGGTGGGACATATCATCCATATCGGCAATACCAGCTTAAAGGTCCAAGTAGACATTTTCATTGAGCAGATGTACGAAGAAGGTCGTGAAAAGGCCATCAGCGGGACATTTACCTTGGTGGCCATTGATGAAGACAAAAAGCCCACTAAAATCCTCAAAGAGTAA
- a CDS encoding catalase, giving the protein MSKKENQQSSAKDKEKGLNSHTANGEDQFLTTNQGARINDDQNTLKAGQRGPSIMEDFHFREKMTHFDHERIPERVVHARGAGAHGYFEAYENMGEYTKAGFLQEAGTQTPVFVRFSTVAGSKGSTDLARDVRGFAVKFYTQEGNFDLVGNNMPVFFIQDAVKFPDLIHSVKPEPHNGIPQAASAHDTFWDFISLMPESTHMVMWVMSDRAIPRSFSMMEGFGIHTFRFINSEGKPHFVKFHWKPKLGVNSVTWDEAQKISGNDPDFLRRDLWQSIEDGNYPEFELGVQLVSEEDEHKFDFDLLDPTKIIPEELVPVKIIGKMVLNRNPANFFAETEQVAFHPGHLVPGIDFSNDPLLQGRLFSYTDTQLIRLGGPNFHEIPINRPVTPVHNNQRDGHMRQTINAGQSSYHPNQTGGGCPFQAAMHEGGYAHYAEPVSGNKTKERSKSFHDHYSQAKLFYNSQTEVEKKHIANALKFELGKVSMPAIQERMIAQLQEVDMDLADEVAKHIGVETPVKLDNELNQSIPADGNPEDFQSGPASPSIEKSAALSMEHITTDSIQGRNIAVLVAEGINIDSIEKLQQKAKSEGAKITIIAPTLGKIKTMDNQSIDIQKTLHSTASVLFDALYLPKGTKSDELLSKTPAAVLFVEEMFKHCKAIGMDDMGSLLWRSTRSAQLVDNNENASEGIVLNGEIDQFIKAVANYRFWKREEAGDLPV; this is encoded by the coding sequence ATGTCAAAAAAAGAAAATCAACAGTCTTCTGCAAAAGATAAAGAAAAAGGGCTCAACTCCCACACGGCGAATGGGGAGGATCAATTCCTGACCACCAATCAAGGAGCCCGTATCAACGATGACCAAAACACATTAAAAGCCGGCCAAAGGGGGCCATCTATCATGGAGGATTTTCATTTCCGTGAGAAGATGACGCATTTTGACCATGAGCGTATTCCCGAGCGTGTGGTACATGCCAGAGGTGCCGGAGCTCATGGATATTTTGAGGCTTACGAAAATATGGGAGAATATACCAAAGCTGGTTTTCTTCAGGAAGCAGGCACCCAGACGCCTGTTTTTGTCCGTTTTAGCACGGTAGCTGGCTCCAAAGGATCTACAGATCTCGCAAGGGATGTGCGGGGATTCGCGGTGAAATTTTACACGCAAGAAGGGAATTTCGACCTAGTTGGAAATAATATGCCGGTATTTTTTATCCAAGATGCCGTAAAATTCCCAGACTTGATCCATTCTGTCAAGCCCGAACCGCATAACGGGATCCCCCAGGCAGCTTCCGCTCATGATACCTTTTGGGATTTTATTTCATTAATGCCCGAAAGCACACACATGGTCATGTGGGTGATGAGTGATCGGGCCATTCCAAGAAGTTTTAGCATGATGGAGGGCTTTGGCATCCATACATTCAGGTTTATAAACAGTGAAGGGAAGCCGCATTTTGTAAAATTCCACTGGAAACCAAAACTCGGAGTGAATTCTGTCACGTGGGATGAGGCACAGAAAATCTCAGGAAATGACCCTGATTTTCTGAGAAGGGACCTTTGGCAATCCATCGAGGATGGAAACTATCCAGAGTTTGAATTGGGAGTTCAGTTGGTAAGTGAAGAGGATGAGCATAAGTTTGATTTTGACCTATTGGATCCTACTAAAATCATTCCTGAAGAACTGGTACCTGTAAAGATCATCGGCAAAATGGTCCTCAACAGGAACCCAGCTAACTTCTTTGCAGAAACCGAACAGGTGGCATTTCATCCAGGCCATTTGGTGCCCGGTATAGATTTCTCCAATGACCCACTACTTCAGGGCAGGTTATTTTCCTATACCGACACACAACTGATCAGGTTAGGTGGCCCCAATTTTCATGAGATCCCAATCAATAGGCCCGTTACTCCAGTCCATAACAATCAACGGGACGGGCATATGCGCCAAACGATAAACGCTGGCCAGAGCAGTTATCACCCCAATCAAACAGGCGGTGGATGCCCTTTTCAAGCGGCCATGCATGAAGGAGGCTACGCTCACTATGCCGAGCCAGTTTCAGGAAATAAAACCAAAGAGCGAAGCAAAAGTTTCCATGATCATTATAGCCAGGCCAAGCTGTTCTATAATAGCCAAACCGAGGTAGAAAAGAAACATATCGCCAATGCGCTTAAATTTGAGCTCGGAAAGGTGAGCATGCCAGCAATCCAAGAGCGCATGATTGCTCAGTTGCAGGAAGTCGATATGGACTTGGCCGATGAAGTGGCCAAACACATCGGGGTAGAAACACCCGTCAAACTGGATAATGAGCTGAACCAAAGTATACCAGCAGATGGCAATCCTGAGGATTTTCAATCCGGTCCTGCCTCACCTTCCATAGAAAAATCCGCCGCACTCAGCATGGAGCACATTACAACGGACTCTATCCAAGGTCGAAACATCGCAGTACTGGTAGCGGAAGGAATTAATATCGATTCTATCGAAAAACTACAGCAAAAGGCAAAATCCGAAGGGGCAAAGATCACCATCATCGCTCCCACCCTTGGCAAGATAAAAACCATGGACAACCAATCCATTGATATCCAGAAAACGCTCCATTCCACTGCTTCGGTACTTTTTGATGCGCTATACTTACCAAAAGGAACCAAAAGTGATGAGCTTTTGAGCAAAACCCCTGCTGCTGTCCTTTTTGTGGAAGAAATGTTCAAACATTGCAAGGCAATCGGAATGGATGACATGGGGTCTCTTCTGTGGCGATCCACTCGCTCGGCACAGTTGGTTGACAACAACGAAAATGCCAGTGAAGGGATTGTTCTAAATGGTGAAATTGACCAATTTATAAAGGCTGTCGCCAATTACAGGTTTTGGAAGCGTGAGGAAGCCGGAGACCTCCCTGTTTAG
- a CDS encoding DinB family protein, translated as MTNKIDYWQNSLATTTQDFLSAFQHLDTEQLYQKPNADTWSIAENIQHLIVINSSYFPIFKKVIEGTYQKPFIGKIGFLNKAIGKMILKSVTPDNPKKIKTIPVWNPAKYHSVKNEDLLKAFEAHQTAFSEWLPQLGPAIEQGQVIQSPANKLIAYPLETALDIITTHERRHLEQAKRVSL; from the coding sequence ATGACAAATAAAATAGATTACTGGCAAAACAGCCTAGCGACCACTACTCAGGATTTTCTAAGTGCATTCCAGCACCTTGATACAGAGCAACTGTACCAAAAGCCCAACGCTGACACATGGAGCATTGCTGAAAACATCCAACACCTCATCGTTATCAACAGTAGTTATTTCCCTATTTTCAAGAAAGTGATCGAAGGGACTTATCAAAAGCCCTTTATTGGAAAAATCGGCTTTCTAAACAAGGCGATAGGTAAGATGATCCTGAAATCCGTAACACCCGATAATCCAAAAAAAATCAAGACCATCCCCGTCTGGAACCCTGCAAAGTACCATTCAGTCAAGAATGAAGATTTGCTGAAGGCTTTTGAAGCCCATCAAACGGCATTTTCAGAGTGGTTGCCGCAGCTTGGACCAGCCATAGAACAAGGTCAAGTAATCCAATCTCCGGCAAATAAGCTCATTGCTTATCCCTTGGAAACGGCCTTGGATATCATCACCACACATGAGCGGAGACACTTGGAGCAAGCCAAGCGTGTCTCACTTTGA
- the surE gene encoding 5'/3'-nucleotidase SurE, with amino-acid sequence MTILIANDDGIHSPGLRALAEVASAFGEVKIMAPDAERSSTGHAITSGRPLSMKKMDIGDFDAYRVDGTPADCVSLGCFYWENIDVVLSGINLGPNIGNAMWHSGTLAAAKQGVLLGKKGIALSTPSKDGKYHFEAIRPFVQRVMDLLLDAQAPQLVNVNFPADPKGLAWTKQSVRHYDGQVKPGEDPMGREHFWYTVVPIEETDKGTDRWAMEQGIVSLTPLRLDLTDMDTLKAVKDKGI; translated from the coding sequence ATGACTATTCTAATTGCTAATGATGATGGTATCCACAGTCCGGGCTTGCGAGCATTGGCAGAAGTAGCTTCTGCTTTTGGAGAGGTGAAAATCATGGCTCCTGACGCAGAACGCTCGTCTACTGGCCATGCCATCACTTCTGGTCGGCCTTTGAGCATGAAGAAAATGGATATTGGTGATTTTGACGCGTACAGGGTAGATGGGACTCCAGCGGACTGTGTTTCGTTGGGGTGTTTCTACTGGGAGAATATTGACGTGGTCCTATCCGGTATCAACTTAGGCCCAAACATCGGCAATGCCATGTGGCATTCAGGGACATTAGCTGCTGCTAAGCAAGGGGTGTTATTGGGAAAGAAGGGCATTGCCCTCAGTACACCGAGTAAGGATGGTAAGTATCACTTTGAAGCGATAAGGCCATTTGTCCAGAGGGTAATGGACTTGTTGCTAGACGCCCAAGCACCGCAGTTGGTGAATGTCAATTTTCCTGCCGACCCAAAAGGCCTGGCATGGACAAAGCAATCGGTGAGGCATTATGATGGGCAGGTAAAACCCGGCGAGGACCCAATGGGAAGAGAACATTTTTGGTACACTGTAGTACCGATAGAAGAAACTGACAAGGGAACCGATCGATGGGCAATGGAGCAGGGGATTGTTTCCCTGACTCCACTACGACTGGATTTGACTGATATGGATACCTTGAAAGCTGTCAAGGATAAAGGGATCTAG
- a CDS encoding PAS domain-containing protein gives MKHLKNRPQPYKAPLKCWDIFAPTILIGKEKGKQEKDHQVMAFYKGKFNWNGFPDLYLHHYQALVLTDLKKKIVWVNAGFEHMTGYAPHDVIGKDPVFLQGPLTSPLAIKHIRTGLQGESPFKTRLLNYKKNQSTYICAIRIFPLWNKNGEITHLLALEKEE, from the coding sequence ATGAAGCATCTCAAAAATCGCCCACAGCCCTATAAAGCGCCCTTAAAGTGCTGGGATATTTTCGCTCCGACGATTCTAATCGGCAAAGAAAAAGGAAAACAGGAAAAAGACCATCAGGTAATGGCTTTTTATAAGGGAAAATTCAATTGGAACGGATTTCCCGATCTTTATCTTCACCACTACCAAGCCCTCGTCTTGACAGACCTCAAAAAGAAGATTGTCTGGGTCAATGCAGGTTTTGAGCATATGACGGGCTATGCCCCTCATGATGTCATTGGAAAAGACCCGGTTTTTTTGCAAGGTCCCCTTACCTCTCCATTGGCAATAAAACACATCAGGACAGGCCTTCAGGGAGAAAGTCCGTTTAAAACCCGGCTTCTGAACTATAAAAAAAATCAATCTACCTATATTTGTGCGATCCGAATATTTCCTTTGTGGAACAAAAACGGAGAAATAACACATCTTTTGGCACTTGAAAAAGAAGAATGA
- a CDS encoding exonuclease domain-containing protein: MKYAIVDIETTGGYGRRHRITEVAAVAHDGREVLGTFQTLVNPDCEIPGYITGLTGIDQSMVQDAPYFEDIAEELYTFLEDKIFVAHNVNFDYQFIRSEFERVGRSFDRPKLCTVRLSRKIFPGLKSYSLGRICEHKNIEIKSRHRAFGDAEATAILFAKLIESDDNGVVQELLKRNSGEAFLPPNITKEQFLELPEDIGVYYFHDANGKVIYVGKAMNIRNRFKGHFSGAKKGKQGIKSQIHSVSYQLTGSEFLALLVEALEIKRHWPKYNRAQKVKGSPWGIYRYQDGAGYERFQVAKINRFAKPLLGFRSHHEAWSCLLEKIEKYQLCPKLCGVQKTPAACYDHQVGVCLGACCGQELPATYNARVQEWLGQIKQEKNRLLIREKGRNKDEQAAIYFEEGVLRAYGFVPDDVDFATDEEVIDSLEPVKPVSETSSILAQYLANNLMKKVSVLP, encoded by the coding sequence ATGAAATATGCAATTGTAGATATTGAGACGACCGGAGGGTATGGCAGACGCCATCGCATCACAGAGGTGGCTGCCGTAGCCCATGATGGGAGAGAAGTGCTCGGGACATTTCAAACTTTGGTCAATCCAGATTGTGAAATCCCCGGATATATCACTGGTCTCACTGGTATTGACCAGTCCATGGTCCAGGATGCTCCTTATTTTGAGGATATTGCCGAGGAACTGTACACATTTTTAGAGGATAAAATCTTTGTGGCCCATAATGTGAATTTTGATTACCAATTTATCCGGTCAGAGTTTGAGCGGGTGGGTAGGTCATTTGACAGGCCAAAGTTATGCACGGTAAGACTCAGTAGGAAAATTTTTCCCGGCCTAAAATCATACAGCCTAGGCCGTATTTGTGAGCACAAAAACATCGAAATCAAGTCCAGGCACAGGGCTTTTGGTGATGCTGAAGCTACTGCAATACTCTTTGCCAAACTGATCGAGTCAGATGACAATGGAGTCGTCCAAGAGCTCTTAAAAAGGAATTCGGGCGAAGCATTTTTGCCTCCCAACATCACAAAAGAGCAGTTTTTAGAGCTTCCAGAGGATATTGGCGTTTATTACTTTCACGATGCCAATGGCAAAGTCATCTATGTGGGTAAGGCCATGAATATCCGAAACCGTTTCAAAGGGCACTTCTCAGGGGCAAAAAAAGGCAAACAAGGCATCAAGTCACAGATCCACTCGGTGAGCTACCAGTTGACAGGAAGTGAGTTTTTGGCACTTTTAGTGGAAGCTTTGGAGATAAAACGTCACTGGCCAAAATACAATAGAGCCCAAAAAGTAAAAGGCTCACCATGGGGCATCTACAGGTACCAAGATGGGGCTGGTTACGAGCGTTTCCAAGTGGCTAAGATCAATCGCTTTGCCAAGCCACTTTTGGGCTTTCGGTCACATCATGAGGCATGGTCATGTTTATTGGAAAAAATCGAGAAGTACCAGCTTTGCCCAAAGCTCTGTGGCGTCCAAAAAACACCTGCGGCCTGTTATGACCATCAAGTTGGTGTATGTTTGGGGGCATGTTGTGGACAAGAATTACCGGCTACATATAATGCGCGCGTTCAGGAGTGGCTTGGACAAATCAAACAGGAAAAAAACCGATTATTGATCCGAGAAAAAGGGCGAAATAAGGATGAGCAGGCTGCGATCTATTTTGAAGAAGGGGTATTGAGGGCTTATGGTTTTGTCCCAGATGATGTGGATTTTGCTACAGATGAAGAAGTTATTGATAGCTTGGAGCCGGTAAAGCCTGTGTCCGAGACTTCTTCTATTCTGGCACAGTATCTTGCCAATAACCTCATGAAAAAGGTGAGTGTCCTTCCCTGA